One genomic segment of Nonomuraea coxensis DSM 45129 includes these proteins:
- a CDS encoding class I SAM-dependent methyltransferase: MARMSATPEKRVKAAYDSIAEGYTAENETSLVNAYYERPAMLELAGDVTGRRILDAGCGSGPLFSALRDRGAVVTGVDASAGMLEMARRRLGPDADLRVADLAGPLPFPDGAFDDVIASLVLHYLEDWGPALAELRRVLRPGGRLLVSVDHPFAITLVQYAAGEKPRYFETRNRIEEWHMGGQTARLSFWDRPLHAMTAAFTEAGFRIGVISEPPAVPEAREVFPEQFRERTGLSFLSFLFFVLEAA, from the coding sequence ATGGCCCGCATGTCTGCTACGCCCGAGAAGCGAGTCAAGGCCGCCTACGACAGCATCGCCGAGGGGTACACGGCGGAGAACGAGACCAGTCTCGTGAACGCCTACTACGAACGCCCCGCGATGCTGGAGCTCGCCGGCGACGTCACCGGACGGCGGATCCTCGACGCCGGCTGCGGCTCGGGCCCCCTGTTCTCGGCGCTGCGCGATCGAGGCGCCGTCGTGACGGGCGTCGACGCGAGCGCCGGGATGCTGGAGATGGCGCGGCGGCGCCTGGGCCCCGACGCGGACCTGCGGGTCGCCGACCTGGCGGGCCCGCTGCCCTTCCCCGACGGCGCGTTCGACGACGTCATCGCGTCCCTGGTGCTGCACTACCTGGAGGACTGGGGGCCGGCGCTGGCCGAGCTGCGGCGCGTGCTGCGGCCCGGCGGCCGGCTCCTCGTCTCGGTCGACCATCCTTTCGCCATCACCCTCGTGCAGTACGCGGCCGGGGAGAAGCCCCGGTACTTCGAGACCCGCAACCGGATCGAGGAATGGCACATGGGCGGGCAGACCGCCCGGCTGAGCTTCTGGGACCGGCCGCTGCACGCGATGACCGCGGCCTTCACGGAGGCGGGCTTCCGCATCGGCGTCATCAGCGAACCGCCCGCCGTGCCGGAGGCCCGCGAGGTGTTCCCCGAGCAGTTCCGCGAGCGCACCGGCCTGAGCTTCCTGAGCTTCCTGTTCTTCGTCCTCGAAGCCGCCTGA
- a CDS encoding NAD(P)H-dependent flavin oxidoreductase, with product MRTALTSLVGCRHPIVQTGMGYVAGARLAAAASRAGALGVIGAATLSVEEMTAAIRRVKERTDQPFGVNLRSDADDAAERVEVLVREGVRVASFAQAPRRDLIARLKDAGVVTIPSVGARRHAEKVAAWGVDAVIVQGGEGGGHTGPLATTLLLPQVVDAVDIPVIAAGGFFDGRGLVAALAYGACGVAMGTRFLLTADSPVPDEVKKVYLAARETVVTTKVDGVPHRVLATPFVAGLERLRLARAVLNAARFRRLSGLSWAAVLREGRRTRRARELSWAQVLQAANTPMLLRAAMVEGRADLGVMASGQVVGVIDDLPTCQELVERVMAEAAEALGRLGRS from the coding sequence GTGAGGACCGCGCTGACCTCCCTGGTGGGCTGCCGGCATCCGATCGTGCAGACCGGCATGGGGTACGTCGCGGGCGCCCGGCTCGCGGCGGCCGCCTCCCGGGCCGGCGCGCTCGGCGTGATCGGCGCGGCCACCCTGTCGGTCGAGGAGATGACCGCGGCCATCCGCCGCGTCAAGGAGCGCACGGACCAGCCGTTCGGCGTCAACCTGCGCTCCGACGCCGACGACGCGGCCGAGCGGGTGGAGGTGCTGGTGCGCGAGGGCGTGCGGGTGGCCTCCTTCGCGCAGGCGCCCCGGCGGGACCTGATCGCCCGGCTCAAGGACGCGGGCGTGGTCACGATCCCGTCGGTGGGCGCGCGCCGGCACGCCGAGAAGGTGGCCGCGTGGGGCGTGGACGCCGTGATCGTGCAGGGCGGCGAGGGCGGCGGCCACACAGGACCGCTCGCCACCACCCTGCTGCTGCCCCAGGTGGTGGACGCGGTGGACATCCCGGTGATCGCGGCCGGGGGCTTCTTCGACGGGCGCGGCCTGGTGGCGGCCCTGGCGTACGGGGCCTGCGGCGTCGCCATGGGCACCCGCTTCCTGCTCACCGCGGACTCGCCCGTGCCCGACGAGGTGAAGAAGGTCTATCTGGCCGCCCGCGAGACCGTGGTGACCACCAAGGTGGACGGGGTGCCGCACCGGGTGCTCGCCACGCCGTTCGTGGCCGGGCTCGAACGCCTGCGCCTGGCCCGCGCGGTGCTGAACGCGGCCCGTTTCCGGCGGCTGTCGGGCCTGTCGTGGGCGGCGGTGCTGCGCGAGGGCCGGCGAACGCGCCGGGCCAGGGAGCTGAGCTGGGCGCAGGTGCTGCAGGCGGCCAACACCCCGATGTTGCTGCGCGCGGCCATGGTCGAGGGCAGGGCGGACCTCGGGGTGATGGCGTCGGGGCAGGTCGTGGGGGTGATCGACGACCTGCCGACGTGTCAGGAGCTCGTGGAGCGGGTCATGGCCGAGGCGGCGGAGGCGCTAGGGCGGCTGGGACGTTCTTGA
- a CDS encoding DNA alkylation repair protein — translation MSLGKAVRLALQEAAEPDKAETMRAYMKSRMPFLGVQAVPRRATLRRVFAEHRIDSAPEWRRAVLTLWREAEYREERYAAVDLSGHHYYRRFQTLYTIPMYEEMIVTGAWWDLVDELATHRVGGLLAAYPDSMRPLMLEWAHDADLWKRRTAILCQNRFKSRTDTALLYACIEPSLSDNDFFARKAIGWALREYAKTNPAEVVRYVRAKGLSGLSRREALKNVPAALAPPPPRP, via the coding sequence ATGAGCCTGGGCAAAGCGGTCCGGCTGGCCCTCCAGGAGGCGGCCGAGCCGGACAAGGCGGAGACCATGCGGGCCTACATGAAGTCCCGCATGCCGTTCCTCGGCGTCCAGGCGGTGCCGCGGCGGGCCACGCTGCGCCGCGTCTTCGCCGAGCACCGCATCGACAGCGCCCCCGAGTGGCGGCGCGCGGTCCTCACGCTGTGGCGCGAGGCGGAATACCGCGAGGAGCGCTACGCCGCCGTCGACCTGTCCGGCCACCACTACTACCGGCGCTTCCAGACCCTCTACACCATCCCCATGTACGAGGAGATGATCGTCACCGGCGCCTGGTGGGACCTCGTGGACGAGCTGGCGACCCACCGCGTCGGCGGCCTGCTCGCCGCCTACCCCGACTCGATGCGCCCCCTCATGCTGGAGTGGGCGCACGACGCCGACCTGTGGAAGCGCCGCACCGCCATCCTCTGCCAGAACCGCTTCAAGTCCCGCACCGACACCGCGCTCCTGTACGCCTGCATCGAGCCCAGCCTGTCGGACAACGACTTCTTCGCCCGCAAGGCGATCGGCTGGGCGTTACGCGAATACGCCAAGACCAACCCGGCCGAGGTCGTCCGCTACGTCCGCGCCAAGGGCCTGTCGGGCCTGAGCCGCCGCGAGGCGCTCAAGAACGTCCCAGCCGCCCTAGCGCCTCCGCCGCCTCGGCCATGA
- a CDS encoding CoA transferase subunit A has protein sequence MNVPRTKVMTAEQVAAGLESGMTVGIGGWGSRRKPMALVAAVLRSPVRDLTVVSYGGPDVGMLCAAGKVRRVVAPFVTLDSIPLEPHFRRARQAGEIEFTEYDEGMFMFGLLAAAHRLPFLPTRAGLGSDVLRVNPELRTVRSPYGDGEELVAVPALAMDVALVHLNRADPRGNAQYLGPDPYFDDLYAKAAARCYVSCERLVDTADLLKEGPAQSLLISRSMVTGVVEAPGGAGFTACEPDYGRDEERQRRYVETGRDDEQG, from the coding sequence ATGAACGTGCCCCGGACGAAGGTGATGACCGCCGAGCAGGTCGCGGCCGGCCTGGAGAGCGGCATGACCGTCGGCATCGGCGGCTGGGGGTCGCGGCGCAAGCCGATGGCCCTGGTGGCGGCCGTCCTGCGCTCGCCCGTCCGTGACCTCACCGTCGTCTCGTACGGCGGGCCGGACGTCGGCATGCTGTGCGCGGCCGGGAAGGTGCGCCGGGTGGTGGCGCCGTTCGTCACGCTCGACTCGATCCCCCTGGAGCCGCACTTCCGCCGCGCCCGGCAGGCCGGGGAGATCGAGTTCACCGAGTACGACGAGGGCATGTTCATGTTCGGCCTGCTGGCGGCGGCGCACCGGCTGCCGTTCCTGCCGACGCGGGCGGGTCTCGGCTCGGACGTGCTGCGGGTCAACCCGGAGCTGCGGACGGTGCGCTCGCCGTACGGGGACGGGGAGGAGCTGGTCGCGGTGCCCGCGCTCGCCATGGACGTGGCGCTGGTGCACCTCAACAGGGCCGACCCCCGGGGCAACGCCCAGTATCTCGGCCCCGACCCGTACTTCGACGACCTCTACGCCAAGGCGGCGGCCCGCTGCTACGTCTCCTGCGAGCGCCTGGTCGACACCGCCGACCTGCTGAAGGAGGGGCCTGCACAGTCGCTGCTGATCAGCAGGTCCATGGTGACCGGCGTGGTGGAGGCGCCCGGCGGCGCCGGCTTCACCGCGTGCGAGCCGGACTACGGGCGCGACGAGGAGCGTCAGCGGCGTTACGTGGAGACGGGGCGTGATGACGAGCAGGGCTGA
- a CDS encoding acetyl-CoA C-acetyltransferase, with the protein MREAYIVGAVRSPVGRRNGGLARTHPADLGAHVLKELMSGVDADPSAVEDVIFGCVDTVGPQAGDVARTCWLAAGLPEEVPGVTVDRQCGSAQQALHFAAQAVLSGTSDLVVAGGVQNMSMIPISSAMLAGQALGHADPFTGSKGWAARYGTQEVSQFTGAERIAERWDLSREDMERYACESHRRALHAIDAGYFRREIAPCDGVADDEGPRRDTTPERMAALKPLVPGGRLTAALASQISDAAAALLVASPRAVRDHGLTPRARVHHLSARGDDPITMLTAPIPATAHALGRTGMSIDDFDAIEVNEAFAPVVLAWIKETGADPARVNPNGGAIALGHPLGATGAVLAVKLLHELERTGGRYGLQTMCEGGGQANVTVIERLTSEDASSK; encoded by the coding sequence ATGAGAGAGGCGTACATCGTCGGCGCCGTCCGCAGCCCCGTCGGGCGCAGGAACGGCGGCCTGGCCCGCACCCATCCCGCCGACCTCGGCGCCCACGTGCTCAAGGAGCTGATGAGCGGCGTGGACGCCGATCCCTCGGCCGTCGAGGACGTCATCTTCGGCTGCGTGGACACCGTCGGCCCGCAGGCGGGGGACGTGGCCCGTACCTGCTGGCTGGCCGCCGGACTGCCCGAGGAGGTGCCCGGGGTCACGGTGGACCGCCAGTGCGGCTCGGCCCAGCAGGCGCTGCACTTCGCCGCCCAGGCCGTGCTGTCGGGCACGAGCGACCTGGTCGTGGCGGGCGGCGTGCAGAACATGAGCATGATCCCGATCTCCTCGGCCATGCTCGCCGGGCAGGCGCTCGGGCACGCGGACCCGTTCACCGGCTCCAAGGGCTGGGCCGCCAGGTACGGAACCCAGGAGGTCTCCCAGTTCACCGGCGCGGAGCGGATCGCCGAGCGGTGGGACCTGTCGCGCGAGGACATGGAGCGCTACGCCTGCGAGTCGCACCGCCGGGCCCTGCACGCCATCGACGCCGGATATTTCCGGCGGGAGATCGCCCCCTGCGACGGCGTGGCCGACGACGAGGGCCCGCGCCGCGACACCACGCCGGAGCGGATGGCCGCACTGAAGCCCCTCGTCCCGGGCGGCCGGCTGACCGCCGCGCTCGCCTCGCAGATCTCGGACGCGGCCGCCGCCCTGCTCGTCGCCTCCCCCCGCGCGGTACGCGACCACGGCCTGACCCCGCGCGCCCGCGTCCACCATCTCTCGGCCCGCGGCGACGACCCGATCACCATGCTGACCGCGCCGATCCCGGCCACCGCGCACGCGCTCGGCAGGACCGGCATGTCGATCGACGACTTCGACGCGATCGAGGTGAACGAGGCGTTCGCCCCGGTCGTCCTGGCCTGGATCAAGGAGACCGGGGCGGACCCGGCCCGGGTCAACCCGAACGGCGGCGCGATCGCCCTCGGCCACCCGCTCGGCGCGACCGGCGCGGTGCTGGCCGTCAAGCTGCTGCACGAGCTGGAGCGGACCGGCGGCAGGTACGGCCTGCAGACCATGTGCGAGGGCGGCGGCCAGGCGAACGTCACCGTCATCGAACGCCTGACGTCAGAAGATGCCTCTAGCAAATAA
- a CDS encoding enoyl-CoA hydratase family protein: MGITLRAGPVAEVVMDVPPVNALTVRAWDELATTLRAAGDDPATRVVVLRAEGRGFNAGVDIKELRDAPGHEALVAVNRACYAAFAAVYECAVPVIAAVQGHCLGGGVGLAGNADIVVAAEDAYFGLPEVDRGALGAATHLARLVPQHLMRAMVYTCRNVTAAELRAFGSVLEVAPRDKLREAALEVAGQIAAKDPYVVRRAKESLNGIDPVDVRRSYRFEQGFTFELNLMGAGDRHRERFR; this comes from the coding sequence ATGGGGATCACGCTGCGGGCCGGGCCGGTCGCCGAGGTCGTCATGGACGTCCCCCCGGTGAACGCGCTGACCGTACGGGCCTGGGACGAGCTGGCCACGACCCTGCGGGCGGCCGGGGACGACCCCGCGACCCGCGTGGTCGTGCTGCGCGCCGAGGGGCGCGGCTTCAACGCCGGAGTGGACATCAAGGAACTGCGGGACGCACCCGGCCACGAGGCGCTGGTCGCCGTCAACCGGGCCTGCTACGCCGCCTTCGCCGCCGTCTACGAGTGCGCGGTCCCCGTGATCGCCGCCGTGCAGGGACACTGCCTGGGCGGCGGCGTCGGCCTGGCCGGCAACGCCGACATCGTGGTGGCCGCCGAGGACGCCTACTTCGGGCTGCCCGAGGTGGACCGGGGCGCGCTCGGCGCGGCCACCCACCTCGCCCGGCTGGTGCCGCAGCACCTCATGCGGGCCATGGTCTACACGTGCAGGAACGTCACGGCGGCCGAGCTGCGCGCGTTCGGCTCGGTGCTGGAGGTCGCGCCGCGCGACAAGCTGCGCGAGGCGGCGCTGGAGGTGGCGGGGCAGATCGCGGCCAAGGACCCGTACGTCGTCCGCCGCGCCAAGGAGTCGCTCAACGGCATCGACCCGGTGGACGTCCGGCGCAGCTACCGCTTCGAGCAGGGCTTCACCTTCGAGCTCAACCTGATGGGCGCGGGCGATCGGCACAGGGAGCGGTTCCGGTGA
- a CDS encoding SDR family oxidoreductase: MTVTYDYTGRSVLVTGGTKGIGLGVARAFARAGADVTVCARHPPERAEFRFVPADVRVPEDVERLMAGFGRLDVVVNNAGGSPYAPLAGTSPRLHARVIELNLTAPLLVAQYARPLLAAARGAVVMIGSVSGVRPSPGTSAYGAAKAGLHHLARCLAAEWAPEVRVNTVVVGLAATETAATGHYGDQGLGAAIPAGRLATPADVAQACLWLAAPGYVTGAEVRVDGGGETPLWRHLAENG; this comes from the coding sequence GTGACCGTCACTTACGACTACACGGGCAGGTCCGTCCTGGTGACCGGCGGCACCAAGGGCATCGGGCTCGGCGTCGCACGGGCCTTCGCGCGGGCGGGCGCCGACGTCACCGTGTGCGCCCGGCATCCGCCCGAGCGGGCCGAGTTCCGGTTCGTCCCGGCCGACGTGCGGGTGCCGGAGGACGTCGAGCGGCTGATGGCCGGGTTCGGGCGGCTCGACGTGGTGGTCAACAACGCGGGCGGGTCGCCGTACGCGCCGCTGGCCGGCACCTCGCCGCGCCTGCACGCCCGGGTCATCGAGCTCAACCTGACGGCTCCGCTCCTGGTCGCGCAGTACGCCCGGCCCCTGCTGGCCGCCGCGCGCGGGGCGGTGGTGATGATCGGGAGCGTGAGCGGCGTCCGTCCCTCGCCCGGCACCTCCGCCTACGGCGCCGCCAAGGCCGGGCTGCACCACCTCGCCCGCTGCCTCGCCGCCGAGTGGGCGCCCGAGGTGCGGGTCAACACGGTCGTGGTGGGCCTGGCCGCGACCGAGACCGCCGCCACCGGCCACTACGGCGACCAGGGCCTCGGGGCGGCGATCCCGGCCGGCCGCCTCGCCACCCCGGCCGACGTGGCGCAGGCGTGCCTGTGGCTCGCCGCCCCCGGCTACGTGACGGGCGCGGAGGTACGGGTGGACGGCGGCGGCGAGACCCCCCTCTGGCGCCACCTCGCGGAGAACGGCTGA
- a CDS encoding CoA-transferase subunit beta produces MTSRADVCVLACAEAFRGDGEILAAGIGGAVTVLAARLARLTFEPGLLTHDGVCLLTGDVPALGRPPEVVEGWLPFRDHLWLVLNGRRHVMLGASQIDRHGNTNISCVGDWARPKAQLLGVRGAPGNTRCDPTSYWIPRHTPRVFVPRVDMVSGIGTDRGAYDLRRVVTNLAVLDFATPDGSMRLASVHPGVSVADVVAATGFELTVPAEVPVTREPTAAELDILDRLDPGRAREREVPA; encoded by the coding sequence ATGACGAGCAGGGCTGACGTGTGCGTGCTGGCCTGCGCCGAGGCGTTCCGCGGCGACGGCGAGATCCTGGCGGCCGGGATCGGCGGGGCGGTCACGGTGCTGGCGGCGCGGCTGGCGCGGCTGACGTTCGAGCCCGGCCTGCTCACCCACGACGGCGTCTGCCTGCTCACCGGCGACGTGCCCGCGCTGGGGCGGCCTCCGGAGGTCGTGGAGGGGTGGCTGCCGTTCCGCGACCACCTGTGGCTGGTGCTGAACGGCCGCAGGCACGTCATGCTCGGCGCGAGCCAGATCGACCGGCACGGCAACACCAACATCTCCTGCGTGGGCGACTGGGCCCGGCCGAAGGCGCAGCTCCTGGGCGTGCGCGGCGCGCCGGGCAACACCCGGTGCGACCCGACGAGCTACTGGATCCCCCGGCACACGCCGCGCGTGTTCGTGCCGCGGGTGGACATGGTGAGCGGGATCGGCACCGACCGGGGCGCGTACGACCTGCGCCGCGTGGTGACGAACCTGGCCGTGCTCGACTTCGCCACCCCGGACGGGTCGATGCGGCTGGCGTCGGTGCATCCGGGGGTGAGCGTGGCCGACGTGGTGGCGGCGACCGGCTTCGAGCTCACGGTGCCCGCCGAGGTGCCGGTGACGAGGGAGCCGACCGCCGCGGAGCTGGACATCCTCGACCGGCTCGACCCCGGACGGGCCCGCGAGCGCGAGGTCCCGGCGTGA
- a CDS encoding NIPSNAP family protein, translated as MTICELRRYTLRPGRRDALIELFEREFVESQEAAGMRVTGTFRDPDAPDTFTWLRGFPGMPARKAALESFYSGPVWLAHRDEANATMLDSDDVLLLRKLTGPVLRPRPPVGSRALPAATYVATIYPVDGDLAGHFAAVVAPALAEAGVPPVASFVTERAENTFPRLPVRSGVNVFVWFARSEQPENADPAADPAADPAADPAADLAADVAADVAAVDLPLVGSRLTGAPQRLRLRPTARSAMR; from the coding sequence ATGACGATCTGCGAACTGCGGCGCTACACCCTGCGTCCCGGGCGGCGCGACGCCCTCATCGAGTTGTTCGAGCGGGAGTTCGTCGAGTCGCAGGAGGCCGCCGGCATGCGGGTGACCGGCACCTTCCGCGACCCGGACGCGCCCGACACCTTCACCTGGCTGCGCGGCTTCCCCGGCATGCCGGCCAGGAAGGCGGCGCTGGAGAGCTTCTACTCGGGGCCGGTGTGGCTCGCCCACCGGGACGAGGCCAACGCCACGATGCTCGACTCCGACGACGTCCTGCTGCTGCGGAAGCTCACCGGGCCCGTCCTGAGGCCACGGCCGCCGGTGGGGTCCCGGGCGCTGCCGGCGGCGACGTACGTCGCCACGATCTACCCCGTGGACGGCGACCTCGCCGGGCACTTCGCCGCCGTGGTCGCGCCCGCCCTGGCGGAGGCCGGCGTGCCGCCGGTCGCGTCCTTCGTCACCGAGCGGGCCGAGAACACCTTCCCGCGGCTGCCGGTGCGGAGCGGGGTGAACGTGTTCGTGTGGTTCGCCCGGTCGGAGCAGCCCGAAAACGCGGACCCGGCGGCGGACCCGGCGGCGGACCCGGCGGCGGACCCGGCGGCGGACCTGGCGGCGGACGTGGCGGCGGACGTGGCGGCGGTGGATCTGCCGCTGGTGGGGTCGCGGCTGACGGGGGCGCCGCAACGGCTCCGTCTTCGCCCCACGGCGCGCTCCGCCATGCGCTGA
- a CDS encoding TetR/AcrR family transcriptional regulator, giving the protein MTTRKNSGSTTTPAKRQRAASGSASERRDHLVKLAAELFARKGFQATTVREIADEAGILSGSLYHHFDSKETIVDEVLSTFLDDLIARYRAAVDTSADPRTVLSDMVRIGFGTLEPHRAAITVMQNDWNYLRQFERFNYLVKAEDEVEQIWVTQIKAGQAAGQFRADVDPKLTYRMIRDTIWVAVRWFRPGGRLNTNGLAEHYITVLFDGLATGERTTQPQG; this is encoded by the coding sequence GTGACCACGCGAAAGAACTCCGGCAGCACCACCACACCGGCGAAGCGCCAGCGGGCCGCATCAGGCTCGGCCTCCGAGCGCCGCGACCACCTCGTCAAGCTCGCCGCGGAGCTCTTCGCGCGCAAGGGCTTCCAGGCCACGACCGTACGCGAGATCGCCGACGAGGCGGGCATCCTCTCCGGAAGTCTCTACCACCACTTCGACTCCAAGGAGACGATCGTCGACGAGGTGCTCTCCACCTTCCTCGACGACCTCATCGCCCGCTACCGCGCCGCCGTCGACACCAGCGCCGACCCGCGCACGGTGCTGTCGGACATGGTCCGCATCGGCTTCGGCACCCTGGAGCCCCACAGGGCCGCCATCACCGTCATGCAGAACGACTGGAACTACCTGCGCCAGTTCGAGCGCTTCAACTACCTCGTCAAGGCCGAGGACGAGGTCGAGCAGATCTGGGTCACCCAGATCAAGGCCGGCCAGGCCGCCGGGCAGTTCCGCGCCGACGTCGACCCCAAGCTCACCTACCGGATGATCCGCGACACCATCTGGGTCGCGGTGCGCTGGTTCCGCCCGGGAGGCAGGCTCAACACCAACGGCCTGGCCGAGCACTACATCACGGTGTTGTTCGACGGTCTCGCCACCGGCGAGCGGACGACGCAGCCCCAAGGATGA